In Citrus sinensis cultivar Valencia sweet orange chromosome 3, DVS_A1.0, whole genome shotgun sequence, the sequence CAGTGttaatctgatttttttttttttttttttttgcggacCTTTTAGAAAAATGTGACAGTAGTTATCGGAATAGAATTAAAGCTTAACGGTACGTTAATATAAATGCAAGCACAACGtaagattaattattaaaagataaaaacaacaaattcattattgaataaaatttagagtTGGATTATTAGCACACCTCTAACAGTCTCTTCAAACCTTTTTTCTCTATATATCCTTTTAATTCCTAAAATAACTTCATTtgctgtatttttttaataaaccaCCGCAtaggaccaaaaaaaaaaacttctatCAGGGAGCTCTGTCTCTCCCCTCTCCCATTTCAAAcactttcaatttcttcttaacTATAGTATTCATGAATTTCTGATTTTAATCTCcatctatctttatttttcttagtaGGTAATAACTTGAGTATGTATACAAAGACAAGTATAGGTAtatctaaaagaaaaacttggcctaagtaaattaatttcaccGAATAATCTTTCCTAAAAATGGTTTATATTTAGATCAAATTCTTATCCTATGAGGATTCATtgttttctcaaattttgtgGATTTTAAAGTGTTTTAGAATGGAAAAAAAGACTAAGAAAACAACATAGGTTAGTTTAATcagataagttttatttttaatataatttaaaatataaaggatAAATTTGTAAGTACAAAATAAGTGGAGTTTCATAAGAGATatagaggggtgccaatagcgTCAATGTAAAACTTGCTTCTAGATGATCAAACAAGGTACGATTCCTAGAATTCTTGCGCATTCATAGGCTACTTATAGAAGTCACTAACCCATAAATTACAAGTAAACCATTCAAATCTGGTGCCACTAAATCCAGCTCCAGTAGCCAAGGTCAGGAATTCATGCTTTGTTCGCTTCTTTCCACTCGGATTTTGAGTCATCATCAGCACATCAAGTTGGGAATTTCTTTTTGACACGGTGCTCGTCTCAGGCAGTTCTGGAAGTATTGACTCCACAACGATTACCTTTCCATCTTCTGGGATGCTTTTGTAGTAAATCTTCAACAACTTCAAGCAATGGTCATCGCTCCAATTGTGAAGTATCCactacaaaatttgaaatattatgaaatttgtttAAGGATCGAACACCTAATatctacaaattaaattcaaattaaacttaCCTTCATAAAAATGGCATCACCTTTTGGAACATTTTGAAACATATCATCCAttactgatgtggcattatTCTAGCGGATgataaagtaataattttatcaattttgaaattcactaTGTGAAGGACACATAACATTTAAGACTCAAGTTAAAACTCGACTGTTGGGATCCCAATCATTATTCTAAATCATTGTATATATGTTTACGGATAGCCTTAGAAGATGATTGCCAAATTCTataaattctattttaatcaAGTGTAAAAAATGCTTTAACTTCAATTATCGTTTTTGATAAAAGAACTCGGATTGTTATGTAATCCCACTATCACATGTTTGATATGAACTTGAATGCtgcttgaaataaaaatcaag encodes:
- the LOC107175061 gene encoding caffeic acid 3-O-methyltransferase-like — translated: MDDMFQNVPKGDAIFMKWILHNWSDDHCLKLLKIYYKSIPEDGKVIVVESILPELPETSTVSKRNSQLDVLMMTQNPSGKKRTKHEFLTLATGAGFSGTRFEWFTCNLWVSDFYK